A genome region from Nitrososphaerota archaeon includes the following:
- a CDS encoding OsmC family protein, with product MNIKCKLIENLRSIVDNGRGHSVILDLPKENGGDNLGPTALELAIMSLAGCVTTIFALIAKNSKIPIESLEVIANAEKEVKSPKLSFVKIKALVKSNASKEIIETIWKKTLQTCPVSAIFEYEIKPEYEMEIIS from the coding sequence ATGAATATTAAATGTAAATTAATTGAAAATCTACGCTCTATTGTAGATAATGGTAGAGGACACAGTGTAATACTAGACTTACCTAAAGAAAATGGAGGAGATAATTTAGGTCCAACAGCATTAGAATTAGCAATTATGAGTTTAGCAGGATGTGTAACGACAATTTTTGCTCTTATAGCTAAAAATAGTAAAATTCCAATAGAAAGCTTAGAAGTTATAGCTAATGCTGAAAAAGAAGTAAAATCACCTAAGTTATCATTTGTGAAAATTAAAGCCTTAGTAAAATCAAACGCTAGTAAAGAAATTATTGAAACAATATGGAAAAAGACTCTTCAAACTTGTCCTGTAAGTGCAATATTTGAATATGAAATAAAACCTGAATATGAAATGGAAATAATTTCTTAA
- a CDS encoding zinc-dependent dehydrogenase, producing MSKKKMKAALLYGVKDLRLEYIDIPEIGEKEVLVKVKAATTCGTDLKIYQRGYVSIGFIKYPQLFGHEWAGEIVEVGEKVEKFKKGMRVRAGNSAPCFTCPSCKEERYNLCENRTWLWGAYSEYIKVPEEIVKYNMQEIPSHLSFEEAAITEPLACVIHGDKKAGIKIGDTVAIIGSGAIGILHLQVAKIMGAKKVIITDLIDERLDVAKKLGADEIINSGKEDIIESVKKLTNGRGADVVIEAVGIPKTWEQALKLVKKGGTVLEFGGCPPGTKIEVETELLHYGEITLLGTFHANPHDFEIALDMISSGAVKVKPLITRKMNLDDIKEAFEILLTSKKDLKIAINP from the coding sequence ATGTCAAAGAAGAAAATGAAAGCTGCATTATTATATGGAGTAAAAGATTTAAGATTAGAATATATAGATATACCAGAAATTGGAGAAAAAGAAGTATTAGTTAAAGTAAAAGCAGCAACAACATGTGGTACAGATTTAAAAATATATCAAAGAGGTTATGTTAGTATAGGATTTATTAAATATCCTCAATTATTTGGTCATGAATGGGCTGGAGAAATAGTTGAAGTAGGAGAAAAAGTTGAAAAATTTAAGAAAGGAATGAGGGTAAGAGCTGGAAATTCTGCACCATGTTTTACTTGTCCATCATGTAAAGAAGAAAGATATAATTTATGTGAAAATAGAACATGGCTTTGGGGAGCATATAGCGAGTATATTAAAGTTCCTGAAGAAATTGTAAAATACAATATGCAAGAAATACCTTCACATTTAAGTTTTGAAGAAGCAGCAATAACAGAACCATTAGCATGTGTTATTCATGGAGATAAAAAAGCAGGAATAAAAATTGGGGATACGGTAGCAATAATTGGTTCTGGTGCAATAGGAATATTACATTTACAAGTAGCTAAAATAATGGGTGCAAAGAAAGTTATAATAACAGATTTAATAGATGAAAGATTGGATGTTGCTAAAAAACTTGGAGCAGATGAAATAATAAATTCTGGAAAAGAAGATATAATAGAAAGTGTGAAAAAATTAACAAATGGTAGAGGAGCAGATGTTGTAATAGAAGCTGTTGGAATACCTAAAACATGGGAGCAAGCTCTTAAATTAGTTAAAAAAGGCGGGACAGTATTAGAATTTGGTGGATGTCCACCAGGAACAAAAATAGAAGTTGAAACAGAGCTATTACATTATGGAGAAATAACATTATTAGGAACATTTCATGCTAATCCGCATGATTTTGAAATAGCATTAGATATGATATCTTCAGGTGCAGTAAAAGTAAAACCTTTAATAACTAGAAAAATGAATTTAGACGATATAAAAGAAGCTTTTGAAATATTATTAACTTCAAAAAAAGACCTTAAAATTGCTATAAACCCATAA
- a CDS encoding zinc-dependent dehydrogenase, which produces MKVAMYYGPNDIRYEDYPKPIIKENEALIEMKACGLCGSDLMDWYLEKRAPLVLGHEPAGIIVEIGEKVKKFQLYDKVFVHHHVSCLTCHYCTHGSFTVCPKFRETHIDPGGFAEYFRVPVENLEIDTIKIPDNLSFEEATLIEPIACCIKGMMKCNIKPGDVIAIIGAGPSGIIFTQLSKIYNVSKIIVIDSIKYRLEIAKKFGADIIINYHEEDPIKIIKENSDNRGADVVIVTAPNINAYSEAFKICRKGGMILAFAPINPNEFLQLSIHDLFFSEISLISSYSTSHIETRMALNLILSNKIKTKELITHKFKLSQVKEAIKLAKESKECLKIVILNEK; this is translated from the coding sequence TTGAAAGTAGCTATGTATTATGGTCCAAATGATATTCGTTATGAAGATTATCCTAAACCAATTATAAAAGAAAATGAAGCATTGATTGAAATGAAAGCATGTGGCTTATGCGGCTCAGACTTAATGGATTGGTATCTTGAAAAAAGAGCACCTTTAGTTTTAGGGCATGAACCTGCGGGAATAATAGTTGAAATAGGAGAAAAAGTTAAAAAGTTTCAATTATATGATAAAGTTTTTGTTCACCATCATGTTTCATGTTTAACGTGTCATTATTGTACTCATGGAAGCTTTACAGTATGTCCAAAATTTAGAGAAACTCATATAGATCCAGGAGGTTTTGCAGAATATTTTAGAGTTCCGGTAGAAAATTTAGAAATAGATACTATTAAAATTCCAGATAATTTATCTTTTGAAGAAGCTACATTGATAGAACCTATAGCATGCTGTATAAAAGGGATGATGAAATGTAACATTAAGCCAGGGGATGTAATAGCAATAATTGGTGCAGGACCAAGTGGAATTATTTTTACACAATTATCAAAAATTTATAATGTTAGTAAAATTATAGTAATTGATTCTATTAAATATAGATTAGAAATTGCTAAAAAATTTGGTGCTGATATTATTATAAATTATCATGAAGAAGACCCTATAAAAATTATAAAGGAAAATAGTGATAATAGAGGGGCAGATGTTGTAATAGTTACAGCTCCAAATATAAATGCTTATTCAGAAGCATTTAAAATATGTAGAAAAGGTGGAATGATTTTAGCTTTTGCTCCAATAAATCCAAACGAATTTTTACAATTATCTATTCATGATCTTTTTTTCTCAGAAATATCATTAATTTCATCTTATTCAACTTCTCATATAGAAACAAGAATGGCTTTAAATCTTATATTATCAAATAAAATAAAAACAAAAGAACTTATAACTCATAAATTTAAATTAAGTCAAGTTAAAGAAGCTATAAAATTAGCTAAAGAAAGTAAAGAATGCTTAAAAATAGTTATATTAAATGAGAAGTAG
- a CDS encoding cupin domain-containing protein: MYIINEKNVKEYELKSNGMKNVKVKYLLHAGIGAKKIQLRLFTIDVNGHTPLERHEHEHEVFILKGKGIIRNGEKEYEIKPGDVIFIQSNELHQIVNIGNEPLQFLCTKETSEVPEVIIKDIEFMEVKSC, encoded by the coding sequence ATGTATATTATAAATGAAAAAAATGTGAAGGAATATGAATTAAAAAGTAATGGTATGAAAAATGTTAAAGTTAAGTATCTGCTCCATGCAGGAATTGGAGCTAAGAAAATACAGCTTAGATTATTTACTATAGATGTAAATGGTCATACCCCCTTAGAAAGACATGAACATGAGCATGAAGTTTTTATTTTAAAAGGTAAAGGCATTATTAGAAATGGAGAAAAAGAATATGAAATAAAGCCGGGAGATGTAATATTTATACAATCAAATGAATTGCATCAAATAGTTAATATTGGTAATGAACCTCTTCAATTTTTATGCACAAAGGAAACGTCTGAAGTACCAGAAGTAATCATTAAAGATATAGAATTTATGGAAGTAAAATCTTGCTAA